The following proteins are encoded in a genomic region of Salminus brasiliensis chromosome 17, fSalBra1.hap2, whole genome shotgun sequence:
- the b3gnt5a gene encoding lactosylceramide 1,3-N-acetyl-beta-D-glucosaminyltransferase A produces MFMNFRVKKCQFLQLISMCCFLSVLMVCWEQVDHHVVSHVKSYSYRYLINSYDFINKSFSVNREEADSFGSFPYLINHKDTCADSEVLLLLFVKSSPENFERRQAIRSTWGNQTYIRSKLGVTVKVVFVMGIHPNQHRRDTLQRKLFAEDRVHGDVVQQEFSDTFHNLTVKLLLQFRWAHANCAHARFLMSADDDVFIHIPNLVHYLQALSQQNVQDFWVGHVHRGAPPIRRRDSKYYVPVQMYQWASYPDYTAGAGYVVSRDVAAKIYQATLSLNASLHIDDVFMGMCAITVGVSPQEHLYFSGEGKAPYHPCIYEKMITSHGHEDDIGYLWRVATDPEVYGVSSGFLGKLYCTAVKIMLLCKPYYSNTYSCRAAFF; encoded by the coding sequence ATGTTTATGAACTTTAGGGTCAAGAAATGTCAGTTTCTGCAGCTAATCTCAATGTGCTGTTTTCTGTCTGTGCTTATGGTCTGCTGGGAGCAGGTAGATCATCATGTAGTGAGCCATGTGAAGTCGTACTCTTACCGTTACTTGATAAATAGCTATGACTTTATCAACAAAAGCTTCAGTGTAAACCGCGAGGAAGCTGACAGCTTTGGCAGCTTTCCGTACCTCATCAACCACAAGGATACGTGTGCAGACAGTGAGGTGCTGCTCCTCCTGTTTGTCAAATCATCTCCAGAGAACTTTGAGAGAAGGCAGGCAATCCGCTCCACATGGGGGAACCAGACTTACATCAGGAGCAAGTTAGGCGTCACTGTGAAAGTGGTTTTTGTTATGGGCATCCACCCAAATCAGCATAGGAGAGATACTCTTCAGAGGAAGCTCTTTGCTGAAGATCGGGTCCATGGGGACGTGGTCCAGCAGGAGTTCTCTGACACCTTCCACAACCTTACTGTGAAGCTTCTGCTGCAATTCCGTTGGGCGCATGCCAACTGTGCCCATGCCCGCTTCCTTATGtctgctgatgatgatgtttTCATCCACATTCCCAATCTGGTGCACTACCTGCAGGCCCTCAGCCAGCAGAACGTTCAAGACTTCTGGGTGGGTCACGTCCACAGAGGAGCCCCTCCAATTCGGCGGCGAGACAGCAAGTACTACGTGCCCGTTCAGATGTACCAGTGGGCTTCCTACCCCGACTACACAGCTGGCGCAGGGTATGTGGTTTCCAGAGACGTGGCTGCCAAAATTTACCAGGCCACTTTGTCCCTTAATGCCTCTCTCCACATTGATGATGTTTTCATGGGCATGTGTGCCATCACGGTTGGGGTTTCGCCCCAGGAACACCTTTATTTCTCTGGTGAGGGAAAAGCTCCTTACCACCCATGCATTTATGAAAAGATGATCACCTCACATGGACATGAGGATGACATTGGATATCTCTGGAGGGTGGCAACTGACCCAGAGGTATATGGTGTATCTTCAGGATTCTTAGGCAAGCTATACTGCACAGCTGTGAAAATAATGCTCCTTTGTAAGCCTTACTATTCTAACACCTATTCCTGCAGAGCCGCATTTTTTTGA